In Cynocephalus volans isolate mCynVol1 chromosome 3, mCynVol1.pri, whole genome shotgun sequence, one DNA window encodes the following:
- the LOC134373066 gene encoding olfactory receptor 4F3/4F16/4F29-like: MGRENYSVVSEIVLVGLTSSLEMQLVLFLVFSVFYVAGILGNLLVVLTVVSDSHLHSSMYFLLANLSFIDIWVSSISVPKMIYDLFKEKKVISLQGCIAQMFFIHVIGGTEMVLLVAMALDRYVAICRPLHYLTIMNFRTCILLLVAAWTIGTIHSLIQIVFVVNLPFCGPHEVDSFYCDLPRFIRLACTVTYRLELMVTANSGFISLGTFFILIISYIFILVTVWQHSSGGLSKALSTLSAHITVVVLFFGPCIFVYSWPFLRVPVDKFLAIFDVVITPFLNPAIYTFRNKEMKLAMRRICSQLLSFRKLF; this comes from the coding sequence ATGGGAAGAGAAAATTATTCAGTAGTATCTGAGATTGTGTTGGTGGGACTCACCAGTTCTTTGGAGATGCAACTTGTCCTCTTTCTAGTTTTCTCTGTGTTCTATGTAGCAGGTATTTTAGGAAACCTCCTTGTTGTGCTCACAGTTGTCTCTGACTCCCATTTACACTCCTCCATGTACTTCCTGCTGGCCAACCTCTCCTTTATTGACATCTGGGTTTCCTCCATTTCAGTCCCCAAGATGATTTATGATCTtttcaaggagaaaaaagtaATCTCTCTCCAAGGCTGCATTGCTCAGATGTTCTTCATTCACGTTATTGGAGGAACTGAGATGGTTCTGCTTGTTGCCATGGCCCTTGACCGATATGTTGCTATATGTAGGCCTCTCCACTACCTGACCATCATGAACTTCAGAACTTGCATTTTACTCTTGGTGGCTGCCTGGACCATTGGAACCATCCACTCATTGATCCAAATTGTATTTGTTGTAAACCTGCCATTCTGCGGCCCCCACGAAGTGGACAGCTTTTACTGTGATCTTCCTCGATTTATTAGGCTTGCCTGCACAGTCACCTACAGACTGGAGCTCATGGTCACTGCCAACAGTGGTTTCATCTCTCTGGgaacttttttcattttgattatcTCCTACATCTTCATCTTGGTCACTGTTTGGCAACATTCTTCAGGTGGCTTGTCCAAGGCCCTCTCTACTCTGTCAGCTCACATCACAGtcgtggttttgttttttggtccaTGCATCTTTGTGTATTCATGGCCTTTTCTCAGAGTTCCTGTGGATAAATTTCTTGCCATTTTTGATGTAGTAATTACCCCATTTCTGAACCCTGCCATCTACACTTTTAGGAACAAAGAGATGAAGTTGGCAATGAGGAGAATATGCAGCCAGCTGTTGAGTTTCAGGAAGCTGTTTTAA